One Vigna unguiculata cultivar IT97K-499-35 chromosome 7, ASM411807v1, whole genome shotgun sequence genomic region harbors:
- the LOC114190397 gene encoding heat stress transcription factor A-6b-like → MNPQGRVKEEFLGESSSFYGGYDPPTIMIVPQPVEGLHETGPPPFLTKTYDIVDDPSTDHIISWSKGNNSFVVWDPQAFSITLLPRFFKHNNFSSFVRQLNTYGFKKVDPDKWEFANEMFLRGKRILLKSIRRRKTNHQSHAAQQGVVDPCVEVGLFGLDGEVDRLKRDRQVLMVELVKLRQQQQNTRVHIQAMEGRLKKTEQKQQQMMNFLARAMQNPNFVQQLVQQKELRKELKEAFPKKRRSLDQGPSNVVVEVGELDCVEEYSSFVKLEPQVYTEKVLDFEVPDLDLVLNLEEQIGSQKRMEGDYIHVEGLDKDIDEVFWQDLLNEGIEDQGVIGVDVLAQQLGYLASTSK, encoded by the exons ATGAATCCTCAAGGTCGAGTGAAGGAAGAGTTTCTCGGCGAAAGTTCTTCCTTTTATGGTGGCTATGATCCGCCAACGATAATGATTGTTCCCCAACCAGTTGAGGGGCTCCATGAAACTGGTCCTCCACCATTCCTCACAAAAACATACGACATTGTTGATGACCCTTCCACTGACCATATAATTTCCTGGAGCAAGGGGAACAATAGCTTCGTTGTGTGGGATCCACAGGCCTTTTCCATAACCCTTCTGCCCAGATTCTTCAAGCACAACAATTTCTCCAGTTTTGTCAGGCAACTTAACACCTAT GGGTTTAAAAAGGTTGATCCAGATAAGTGGGAGTTTGCGAATGAGATGTTTCTTAGAGGGAAAAGGATTCTTCTGAAGAGCAttagaaggaggaaaacaaatCATCAATCTCATGCGGCGCAGCAAGGGGTGGTGGATCCTTGTGTTGAGGTGGGGCTGTTTGGATTAGATGGAGAGGTTGATAGGTTGAAGCGTGACAGGCAAGTTCTTATGGTGGAGTTGGTGAAACTCAGGCAACAGCAACAGAATACTAGAGTTCACATTCAAGCAATGGAAGGAAGGCTTAAAAAGACTGAGCAGAAACAGCAACAGATGATGAATTTCTTGGCCAGGGCAATGCAGAATCCCAACTTCGTGCAGCAATTGGTTCAGCAAAAGGAGCTGAGAAAGGAGCTCAAGGAAGCTTTTCctaagaagaggaggagtcttGATCAAGGGCCTAGTAATGTTGTTGTTGAGGTAGGAGAGTTAGATTGCGTTGAAGAGTACTCAAGTTTTGTTAAACTTGAACCACAAGTGTACACTGAGAAGGTGTTGGATTTTGAGGTACCTGATCTTGACCTTGTTTTGAATCTGGAGGAGCAAATTGGAAGCCAAAAGAGAATGGAGGGAGATTATATTCATGTTGAAGGTTTGGATAAAGATATTGATGAAGTGTTTTGGCAAGATTTGCTGAATGAGGGCATTGAAGATCAAGGTGTAATAGGTGTAGATGTATTGGCTCAGCAACTTGGTTATTTGGCCTCAACTTCTAAATAG
- the LOC114192822 gene encoding 1,2-dihydroxy-3-keto-5-methylthiopentene dioxygenase 2-like yields the protein MVSSDKDPRQEVLQAWYMDDSDEDQRLPHHKEPKEFVSFDQLAELGVLSWKLDADNYETDPELKKIREERGYTYMDVCEVCPEKLPNYEQKIKSFFEEHLHTDEEIRFCAAGSGYFDVRDRNDAWIRVWVKKGGMIILPAGIYHRFTLDETNYIKALRFFVGEPVWTPHNRPNDHLPARQQYLQDFVEKDVANQAVNAAA from the exons ATGGTTTCCTCTGACAAG GATCCACGACAGGAAGTCCTTCAAGCATGGTACATGGATGATAGTGATGAAGATCAAAGGCTCCCCCACCACAAAGAACCCAAAGAGTTTGTGTCATTCGATCAACTTGCCG AACTTGGAGTCCTTAGCTGGAAACTAGATGCTGATAACTATGAGACTGATCCAGAGCTGAAAAAGATTCGTGAAGAACGTGGTTACACTTACATG GATGTTTGTGAGGTCTGTCCAGAAAAGTTGCCAAATTATGAACAGAAAATCAAAAGCTTCTTTGAAGAGCATCTTCACACTGATGAGGAAATCCGCTTTTGTGCTGCTGGAAGTG GCTATTTTGATGTCAGGGATCGAAATGATGCTTGGATTCGCGTCTGGGTCAAGAAAGGAGGAATGATCATCTTACCTGCTGGAATTTATCATCGCTTTACCCTAGATGAGACCAACTACATTAAG GCACTGCGATTTTTCGTTGGTGAGCCAGTTTGGACTCCACACAATCGCCCAAATGACCATCTCCCTGCAAG ACAGCAATATCTACAAGATTTTGTGGAAAAGGATGTCGCTAACCAAGCTGTTAATGCTGCTGCCTAA
- the LOC114192118 gene encoding uncharacterized protein LOC114192118 isoform X1 has translation MATFSVTNTASPSPCLLQPHPSSSSSYLHVSLPYNRKSGVSGMLGLRSFPFNWRRRRTLMRAVNQDAEEATVETDSPIDVLRKTDSYQDGSRTISTVWDTSIEAWSQFARRVSGEWDGFRADFSNEGKAIELPESVVPEAYREWEVKVFDWQTQCPTLAEPKERVLQYKSIQLLPTVGCEADAATQYSVDERKVGEGISGLTAFAYQSSGSYVAVWQKKDNLLELECCMVNPQDCESRVRVIQFVNVLNNTEMVLQGIRVFREQWYGPFRNGDQLGGCAIRDSAFASTAPTIASDVAGIWKGSTAVASFSTPNTGILQELFDEKVQDSVRDGDSYILLPKQLWCSLKQSKEGETLSEVGWLLDHGQAITSSCLFSNTAKPQEISLALETRALEYA, from the exons ATGGCTACTTTCTCTGTGACAAACACCGCTTCACCATCTCCATGCCTTCTTCAACCACACCCCTCTTCATCTTCATCCTATCTACAT GTCTCACTGCCATATAATCGAAAATCTGGGGTTTCCGGGATGCTGGGACTCCGATCATTTCCCTTCAATTGGAGGAGGAG GAGAACTTTAATGCGTGCAGTCAATCAAGATGCTGAAGAAGCAACTGTTGAAACTGATAGTCCAATTGATGTGCTTCGAAAAACGGATTCTTACCAA GATGGAAGTAGAACTATTTCCACGGTGTGGGACACAAGTATTGAAGCCTGGTCTCAATTCGCCAGGAGAGTCTCTGGTGAGTGGGATGGATTTCGAGCAGACTTCAGTAATGAAGGAAAGGCAATTGAACTACCCGAGTCCGTGGTGCCTGAAGCATACCGAGAGTGGGAGGTTAAAGTATTCGATTGGCAGACTCAGTGCCCCACTCTTGCTGAACCAAAGGAACGTGTTCTTCAATATAAATCCATTCAGTTACTTCCAACCGTGGGATGCGAGGCTGATGCTGCTACACAGTACAGCGTGGACGAGAGGAAAGTGGGAGAAGGAATTAGTGGACTTACTGCCTTTGCTTACCAATCCAGTGGTTCTTATGTTGCTGTCTGGCAAAAGAAAGATAACTTACTAGAATTGGAGTGCTGCATGGTCAATCCTCAAGATTGTGAATCTCGGGTTAGGGTTATTCAGTTTGTCAATGTATTGAATAACACAGAGATGGTGCTACAGGGGATTAGAGTATTTCGTGAACAGTGGTACGGGCCATTCAGAAATGGTGATCAACTAGGAGGTTGTGCTATCCGTGATTCTGCCTTTGCTTCTACTGCACCCACGATTGCTTCTGATGTTGCTGGTATCTGGAAGGGATCTACTGCTGTCGCCAGTTTTAGCACTCCAAATACT GGGATCCTTCAAGAGCTTTTTGATGAGAAAGTACAGGACTCTGTCAGAGATGGAGACAGCTATATATTACTTCCTAAGCAGCTGTGGTGTTCACTTAAACAAAGCAAGGAAGGTGAAACACTGAGTGAAGTGGGATGGCTTTTAGATCATGGACAGGCAATCACATCAAGTTGCTTATTCTCAAACACTGCAAAGCCACAG GAAATATCATTAGCATTAGAAACTAGAGCTTTGGAATATGCATAG
- the LOC114192118 gene encoding uncharacterized protein LOC114192118 isoform X2, giving the protein MHLKFIISISKRTLMRAVNQDAEEATVETDSPIDVLRKTDSYQDGSRTISTVWDTSIEAWSQFARRVSGEWDGFRADFSNEGKAIELPESVVPEAYREWEVKVFDWQTQCPTLAEPKERVLQYKSIQLLPTVGCEADAATQYSVDERKVGEGISGLTAFAYQSSGSYVAVWQKKDNLLELECCMVNPQDCESRVRVIQFVNVLNNTEMVLQGIRVFREQWYGPFRNGDQLGGCAIRDSAFASTAPTIASDVAGIWKGSTAVASFSTPNTGILQELFDEKVQDSVRDGDSYILLPKQLWCSLKQSKEGETLSEVGWLLDHGQAITSSCLFSNTAKPQEISLALETRALEYA; this is encoded by the exons ATGCATCTAAAGTTTATTATAAGTATTAGCAA GAGAACTTTAATGCGTGCAGTCAATCAAGATGCTGAAGAAGCAACTGTTGAAACTGATAGTCCAATTGATGTGCTTCGAAAAACGGATTCTTACCAA GATGGAAGTAGAACTATTTCCACGGTGTGGGACACAAGTATTGAAGCCTGGTCTCAATTCGCCAGGAGAGTCTCTGGTGAGTGGGATGGATTTCGAGCAGACTTCAGTAATGAAGGAAAGGCAATTGAACTACCCGAGTCCGTGGTGCCTGAAGCATACCGAGAGTGGGAGGTTAAAGTATTCGATTGGCAGACTCAGTGCCCCACTCTTGCTGAACCAAAGGAACGTGTTCTTCAATATAAATCCATTCAGTTACTTCCAACCGTGGGATGCGAGGCTGATGCTGCTACACAGTACAGCGTGGACGAGAGGAAAGTGGGAGAAGGAATTAGTGGACTTACTGCCTTTGCTTACCAATCCAGTGGTTCTTATGTTGCTGTCTGGCAAAAGAAAGATAACTTACTAGAATTGGAGTGCTGCATGGTCAATCCTCAAGATTGTGAATCTCGGGTTAGGGTTATTCAGTTTGTCAATGTATTGAATAACACAGAGATGGTGCTACAGGGGATTAGAGTATTTCGTGAACAGTGGTACGGGCCATTCAGAAATGGTGATCAACTAGGAGGTTGTGCTATCCGTGATTCTGCCTTTGCTTCTACTGCACCCACGATTGCTTCTGATGTTGCTGGTATCTGGAAGGGATCTACTGCTGTCGCCAGTTTTAGCACTCCAAATACT GGGATCCTTCAAGAGCTTTTTGATGAGAAAGTACAGGACTCTGTCAGAGATGGAGACAGCTATATATTACTTCCTAAGCAGCTGTGGTGTTCACTTAAACAAAGCAAGGAAGGTGAAACACTGAGTGAAGTGGGATGGCTTTTAGATCATGGACAGGCAATCACATCAAGTTGCTTATTCTCAAACACTGCAAAGCCACAG GAAATATCATTAGCATTAGAAACTAGAGCTTTGGAATATGCATAG